From the genome of Arvicola amphibius chromosome 9, mArvAmp1.2, whole genome shotgun sequence, one region includes:
- the LOC119822436 gene encoding keratin, type II cytoskeletal 6A-like isoform X1: MSSKTTIRSQTSHRGFSAGSARVPGLNRSGFSSVSVCRSRGSGGSGAVCGGAGFGSRSLYGVGSSKRISIGGGSCGIGGGYGSRVGGGFGFGGGAGSGFGFGGGVGSGFGFGGGAGFGGGFGGAGFPVCPPGGIQEVTVNQSLLTPLNLQVDPTIQRVRTEEREQIKTLNNKFASFIDKVRFLEQQNKVLDTKWALLQEQGTKTVRQNLEPLFEQYINNLRRQLDSITGERGRLDAELRNMQDTVEDYKNKYEDEINKRTAAENEFVTLKKDVDAAYMNKVELQAKTDSLTDEINFLRVLYDAELSQMQTHISDTSVVLSMDNNRSLDLDSIIAEVKAQYEEIAQRSRAEAESWYQTKYEELQVTAGRHGDDLRNTKQEIAEINRMIQRLRSEIDHVKKQCANLQTAIAEAEQRGENALKDARGKLEGLEDALQKAKQDMARLLKEYQELMNVKLALDVEIATYRKLLEGEECRLNGEGVGPVNISVVQSTMSSGYGSAGGASSGLGLGGGSSYSYSSSSHGLGGGFSSGSGRGISGGLSSSGGSSSTIKYTTTSSSRKSYRH, translated from the exons ATGTCTAGCAAAACCACCATCAGAAGTCAAACCAGCCACCGTGGCTTCAGTGCCGGCTCAGCCAGAGTGCCTGGGCTCAACCGCTCTGGCTTCagcagtgtgtctgtgtgccgcTCCCGGGGTAGCGGTGGCTCTGGGGCTGTGTGTGGAGGAGCTGGCTTTGGCAGCAGAAGCCTCTATGGTGTGGGGAGCTCCAAGAGGATCTCCATCGGAGGGGGCAGCTGTGGCATTGGTGGAGGCTATGGCAGCCGAGTTGGAGGAGGCTTCGGCTTTGGAGGAGGAGCCGGCAGCGGCTTTGGTTTCGGTGGTGGAGTTGGTAGTGGCTTTGGCTTCGGTGGTGGAGCTGGCTTTGGTGGTGGCTTCGGGGGTGCTGGTTTCCCCGTGTGCCCCCCTGGAGGCATCCAAGAGGTCACCGTCAACCAGAGCCTCCTCACCCCTCTGAACCTGCAAGTCGACCCCACCATCCAGCGGGTGAGGACTGAGGAGCGCGAGCAGATCAAGACCCTCAACAACAAGTTTGCCTCCTTCATCGACAAG GTGCGCTTCCTGGAGCAGCAGAACAAGGTCCTGGACACCAAGTGGGCCCTGCTGCAGGAGCAGGGCACCAAGACCGTGAGGCAGAACCTGGAGCCTTTGTTTGAGCAGTACATCAACAACCTCAGGAGGCAGCTGGACAGCATCACTGGGGAGAGGGGCCGCCTAGATGCAGAGCTGAGGAACATGCAGGACACAGTGGAGGACTACAAGAACAA ATATGAAGACGAAATCAACAAGCGCACAGCAGCAGAGAATGAATTTGTGACCCTGAAGAAG GATGTAGATGCTGCCTACATGAATAAGGTTGAACTGCAAGCCAAGACAGACAGTCTGACAGATGAGATCAACTTCCTGAGAGTTCTCTACGATGCA GAACTGTCTCAGATGCAAACTCACATCTCAGACACATCTGTGGTCCTCTCCATGGACAACAACCGCAGCCTGGATCTGGACAGCATCATTGCTGAGGTCAAGGCCCAATATGAGGAGATTGCTCAGAGGAGCCGTGCTGAAGCAGAGTCTTGGTACCAGACGAAA TATGAGGAGCTGCAGGTcacagcaggcagacatggggacGACCTGCGCAACACCAAGCAGGAGATCGCTGAGATCAACCGCATGATCCAGAGGCTGAGATCTGAGATCGACCACGTCAAGAAGCAG tgTGCCAACCTTCAGACTGCCATTGCTGAAGCTGAGCAGCGTGGGGAGAATGCCCTCAAGGATGCCAGGGGCAAGTTGGAAGGGCTGGAGGATGCCCTGCAGAAGGCCAAGCAGGACATGGCCAGGCTGCTGAAGGAGTACCAGGAGCTCATGAATGTCAAGCTGGCCCTTGATGTGGAGATCGCCACCTACAGGAAGCTGCTGGAAGGAGAGGAGTGCAG GTTGAATGGTGAAGGCGTTGGACCCGTCAACATCT CTGTGGTGCAGTCCACCATGTCCAGCGGCTATGGCAGTGCAGGTGGTGCCAGCAGCGGCTTGGGCCTGGGAGGAGGCAGCAGCTACtcctacagcagcagcagccatggcCTTGGAGGTGGCTTCAGCTCTGGCAGTGGCAGAGGCATCAGTGGTGGCCTGAGCTCCTCTGGTGGCAGCTCTTCCACCATCAAgtacaccaccacctcctccagcaGGAAGAGCTACCGGCACTGA
- the LOC119822436 gene encoding keratin, type II cytoskeletal 6A-like isoform X2: MSSKTTIRSQTSHRGFSAGSARVPGLNRSGFSSVSVCRSRGSGGSGAVCGGAGFGSRSLYGVGSSKRISIGGGSCGFGFGGGAGSGFGFGGGVGSGFGFGGGAGFGGGFGGAGFPVCPPGGIQEVTVNQSLLTPLNLQVDPTIQRVRTEEREQIKTLNNKFASFIDKVRFLEQQNKVLDTKWALLQEQGTKTVRQNLEPLFEQYINNLRRQLDSITGERGRLDAELRNMQDTVEDYKNKYEDEINKRTAAENEFVTLKKDVDAAYMNKVELQAKTDSLTDEINFLRVLYDAELSQMQTHISDTSVVLSMDNNRSLDLDSIIAEVKAQYEEIAQRSRAEAESWYQTKYEELQVTAGRHGDDLRNTKQEIAEINRMIQRLRSEIDHVKKQCANLQTAIAEAEQRGENALKDARGKLEGLEDALQKAKQDMARLLKEYQELMNVKLALDVEIATYRKLLEGEECRLNGEGVGPVNISVVQSTMSSGYGSAGGASSGLGLGGGSSYSYSSSSHGLGGGFSSGSGRGISGGLSSSGGSSSTIKYTTTSSSRKSYRH, encoded by the exons ATGTCTAGCAAAACCACCATCAGAAGTCAAACCAGCCACCGTGGCTTCAGTGCCGGCTCAGCCAGAGTGCCTGGGCTCAACCGCTCTGGCTTCagcagtgtgtctgtgtgccgcTCCCGGGGTAGCGGTGGCTCTGGGGCTGTGTGTGGAGGAGCTGGCTTTGGCAGCAGAAGCCTCTATGGTGTGGGGAGCTCCAAGAGGATCTCCATCGGAGGGGGCAGCTGTG GCTTCGGCTTTGGAGGAGGAGCCGGCAGCGGCTTTGGTTTCGGTGGTGGAGTTGGTAGTGGCTTTGGCTTCGGTGGTGGAGCTGGCTTTGGTGGTGGCTTCGGGGGTGCTGGTTTCCCCGTGTGCCCCCCTGGAGGCATCCAAGAGGTCACCGTCAACCAGAGCCTCCTCACCCCTCTGAACCTGCAAGTCGACCCCACCATCCAGCGGGTGAGGACTGAGGAGCGCGAGCAGATCAAGACCCTCAACAACAAGTTTGCCTCCTTCATCGACAAG GTGCGCTTCCTGGAGCAGCAGAACAAGGTCCTGGACACCAAGTGGGCCCTGCTGCAGGAGCAGGGCACCAAGACCGTGAGGCAGAACCTGGAGCCTTTGTTTGAGCAGTACATCAACAACCTCAGGAGGCAGCTGGACAGCATCACTGGGGAGAGGGGCCGCCTAGATGCAGAGCTGAGGAACATGCAGGACACAGTGGAGGACTACAAGAACAA ATATGAAGACGAAATCAACAAGCGCACAGCAGCAGAGAATGAATTTGTGACCCTGAAGAAG GATGTAGATGCTGCCTACATGAATAAGGTTGAACTGCAAGCCAAGACAGACAGTCTGACAGATGAGATCAACTTCCTGAGAGTTCTCTACGATGCA GAACTGTCTCAGATGCAAACTCACATCTCAGACACATCTGTGGTCCTCTCCATGGACAACAACCGCAGCCTGGATCTGGACAGCATCATTGCTGAGGTCAAGGCCCAATATGAGGAGATTGCTCAGAGGAGCCGTGCTGAAGCAGAGTCTTGGTACCAGACGAAA TATGAGGAGCTGCAGGTcacagcaggcagacatggggacGACCTGCGCAACACCAAGCAGGAGATCGCTGAGATCAACCGCATGATCCAGAGGCTGAGATCTGAGATCGACCACGTCAAGAAGCAG tgTGCCAACCTTCAGACTGCCATTGCTGAAGCTGAGCAGCGTGGGGAGAATGCCCTCAAGGATGCCAGGGGCAAGTTGGAAGGGCTGGAGGATGCCCTGCAGAAGGCCAAGCAGGACATGGCCAGGCTGCTGAAGGAGTACCAGGAGCTCATGAATGTCAAGCTGGCCCTTGATGTGGAGATCGCCACCTACAGGAAGCTGCTGGAAGGAGAGGAGTGCAG GTTGAATGGTGAAGGCGTTGGACCCGTCAACATCT CTGTGGTGCAGTCCACCATGTCCAGCGGCTATGGCAGTGCAGGTGGTGCCAGCAGCGGCTTGGGCCTGGGAGGAGGCAGCAGCTACtcctacagcagcagcagccatggcCTTGGAGGTGGCTTCAGCTCTGGCAGTGGCAGAGGCATCAGTGGTGGCCTGAGCTCCTCTGGTGGCAGCTCTTCCACCATCAAgtacaccaccacctcctccagcaGGAAGAGCTACCGGCACTGA